One window of Mauremys reevesii isolate NIE-2019 linkage group 4, ASM1616193v1, whole genome shotgun sequence genomic DNA carries:
- the LOC120405363 gene encoding cytosolic 5'-nucleotidase 1A-like — MAEAESTVINTNVKQKDPNEALVIAVTTRAIFNLEEEHQLFLTKGKEEYVKYQQVNENKPLEQGTAFTFIQAVQFVNEKLLERNPEEKGLFDVIILSNNSPESGMRIVNSAKHHGLEISRFCFVSDEDSTQYLKSHNVKLFLSADRTDVCNALQRGVSAALIFQQEVQTPSTQLRVVFDGDAVLFSDETDRVFREKGLSGALEYERAMEAVPMGEGPLKAFAMHLGKMRKKFSQENSPIRTYLLTARSGRDMGIRAIKTLREWGLAIDEAFFMDGAPKGPLLSQIQPHIFFDDGLHNIQGAQDIGIPSALVLCDC, encoded by the exons ATGGCAGAGGCTGAAAGCACAGTTATAAACACCAATGTGAAACAG AAAGACCCAAATGAGGCGCTGGTCATCGCTGTGACAACCAGGGCCATCTTCAACCTGGAGGAGGAGCATCAGCTGTTCCTGACAAAGGGCAAGGAAGAGTATGTGAAGTATCAGCAAGTCAATGAGAATAAGCCCTTGGAGCAAGGTACAGCCTTCACTTTCATTCAG GCTGTGCAGTTTGTGAATGAGAAACTCCTGGAGAGAAACCCAGAGGAGAAGGGCCTCTTTGATGTCATCATCCTCTCCAACAACAGCCCAGAAAGTGGCATGCGCATCGTCAATAGTGCTAAGCACCATG GTTTGGAGATTTCCAGGTTTTGCTTTGTCAGCGATGAAGATTCCACCCAGTACTTGAAATCCCATAATGTCAAGCTCTTCCTCTCGGCCGACAGGACGGACGTGTGCAATGCACTCCAGCGAG GAGTGTCAGCGGCTCTCATCTTCCAGCAGGAGGTGCAGACCCCCAGCACCCAACTGCGAGTGGTGTTTGATGGGGATGCCGTGCTCTTCTCAGATGAGACAGACCGGGTTTTTCGAGAGAAGGGGCTGTCGGGGGCTCTGGAGTATGAGAGGGCAATGGAAGCCGTGCCCATGGGAGAG GGTCCATTGAAGGCATTTGCCATGCATCTTGGGAAGATGCGCAAGAAGTTCAGCCAGGAGAATTCCCCTATTCGCACCTACTTGTTGACTGCCCGCAGCGGCCGGGATATGGGCATCCGTGCTATCAAGACCCTCCGGGAATGGGGGCTGGCGATTGACGAGGCCTTCTTCATGGACGGGGCTCCCAAGGGCCCTCTCCTCTCCCAGATCCAACCCCACATCTTCTTTGATgatggccttcataacatccagGGGGCTCAAGATATTGGCATACCCTCTGCCTTGGTCCTCTGTGACTGCTGA